Proteins encoded by one window of Propionispora hippei DSM 15287:
- the rfbC gene encoding dTDP-4-dehydrorhamnose 3,5-epimerase: protein MKVIETKLSDVLIIEPKVFGDSRGFFQETWQKVRYEEIGITEPFVQDNLSFSTRGVLRGLHYQNPNGQGKLVSVIQGEVYDVAVDIRVGSPTFGQWEGVHLSGENHRQLWVPPGFAHGFCVLSETVYFMYKCTDIYNPATEGGILWNDPDIGIEWPLQEVILSEKDKVYPLLRDVAIERLPVYKS from the coding sequence ATGAAAGTAATAGAAACGAAGCTTTCTGATGTACTCATTATAGAACCAAAGGTGTTTGGTGATTCACGGGGTTTTTTTCAGGAAACATGGCAGAAAGTGAGATATGAAGAGATTGGTATAACAGAGCCTTTTGTTCAGGATAATCTATCTTTTTCTACTCGCGGTGTACTGCGAGGGCTTCACTATCAAAATCCTAATGGACAGGGGAAGCTGGTATCTGTCATACAGGGAGAAGTGTATGATGTGGCAGTGGACATTCGGGTTGGCTCACCAACTTTTGGTCAGTGGGAAGGGGTTCATTTATCTGGGGAAAATCATCGCCAGTTATGGGTGCCGCCTGGGTTTGCTCATGGGTTTTGCGTGCTAAGTGAAACGGTATATTTTATGTATAAATGTACCGATATATATAACCCTGCCACAGAAGGTGGCATTCTTTGGAATGATCCTGATATTGGTATTGAGTGGCCGCTACAGGAGGTCATTCTTTCTGAAAAGGATAAGGTATATCCGTTACTGCGGGATGTAGCCATTGAAAGACTTCCGGTATATAAATCATGA
- the rfbA gene encoding glucose-1-phosphate thymidylyltransferase RfbA, translated as MTVKKGIILAGGSGTRLYPITRAASKQLMPVYDKPMIYYPLTTLMLAGIRDILIITTPSDQECFYQLLGTGEQWGIHLSYAIQPSPDGLAQAFIIGKSFIAQDSCALILGDNIFYGYSFSQMLQDAAGRDTGATVFAYWVKDPQRYGVVEFDITGKAVSLEEKPIQPKSNYAVTGLYFYDNKVVDYAKSLQPSARGELEITDLNRLYLNENILRVETLGRGFAWLDTGTHESLLQAANYIATLQERQGLMVACPEEIAYRMGYISQEKLLQLGNVMKNNSYGQYLLQLSEEKGV; from the coding sequence GTGACAGTGAAGAAGGGAATTATCTTGGCAGGTGGTTCGGGGACCCGGCTGTATCCCATTACACGGGCAGCTAGTAAACAGCTTATGCCGGTATATGATAAGCCGATGATTTACTATCCGTTGACAACGTTAATGCTGGCCGGTATTCGTGATATATTAATTATAACAACCCCTTCAGACCAAGAATGCTTTTATCAGTTATTAGGAACAGGCGAGCAATGGGGAATTCATCTATCTTATGCAATACAGCCAAGTCCTGATGGATTGGCTCAGGCTTTTATTATTGGTAAATCTTTTATTGCTCAAGATAGCTGTGCCTTAATTTTGGGAGATAATATTTTCTATGGCTATAGCTTTAGTCAGATGCTGCAGGATGCGGCAGGCCGGGATACCGGAGCAACTGTTTTTGCTTATTGGGTAAAAGACCCTCAGCGGTATGGGGTAGTCGAGTTTGATATTACGGGGAAGGCCGTTAGTTTAGAAGAGAAGCCTATTCAGCCTAAATCCAACTATGCCGTAACTGGTCTTTATTTTTATGATAATAAAGTAGTAGATTATGCTAAGTCCTTGCAGCCTTCGGCTAGGGGTGAATTGGAAATTACTGACTTGAACCGTTTGTACTTGAATGAGAATATACTAAGAGTAGAGACTTTGGGTAGAGGGTTTGCCTGGTTAGATACCGGAACACATGAATCGCTGCTGCAGGCAGCTAATTATATCGCTACTCTGCAGGAGCGTCAGGGTTTGATGGTAGCCTGCCCGGAAGAGATTGCATACCGGATGGGCTACATATCACAGGAAAAACTTTTGCAGTTAGGTAACGTTATGAAGAATAATAGCTATGGCCAATATCTCTTGCAATTGTCGGAAGAAAAAGGTGTGTAG
- the rfbB gene encoding dTDP-glucose 4,6-dehydratase yields the protein MNNLLVTGGAGFIGSNFVHLALSESDTVVINLDKLTYAGNLDSLRGVKSNLGYTFSQGDICDLISLEKFFDQYRPNAIIHFAAESHVDRSIDGPGEFIKTNINGTFSLLEVARKYWRGLSDEQKDQFRFLHISTDEVYGTLGETGYFTEETPYAPNSPYSASKASSDHLVRAYYHTYGLPTIITNCSNNYGPYQFPEKLIPLMILNALEGKPLPIYGTGRNVRDWLYVEDHCRALLTVLEKGVPGEKYNIGGHNEKTNLDIVHTLCDILDQKKPRSDEKSYREQITFVKDRPGHDMRYAIDASKIQRELGWVPQETFETGIVKTVDWYLSNLDWCQRITNGSYRRERLGIGE from the coding sequence ATGAACAACCTTCTAGTTACTGGAGGAGCAGGTTTTATAGGTAGTAATTTTGTTCATCTTGCCTTATCGGAAAGTGATACTGTTGTTATAAATCTTGACAAATTGACTTATGCAGGGAATTTAGACTCTTTAAGAGGTGTTAAAAGTAATTTGGGGTATACTTTTAGTCAAGGTGATATTTGTGATTTAATATCACTTGAAAAGTTTTTTGATCAGTATCGCCCCAATGCAATTATTCATTTTGCGGCAGAATCCCATGTAGATCGGTCGATAGACGGACCAGGTGAGTTTATTAAAACAAATATTAATGGAACATTTTCTCTTTTAGAGGTAGCTAGAAAATACTGGCGAGGGCTAAGCGATGAACAGAAAGATCAATTCCGGTTTCTTCATATATCAACAGATGAGGTATATGGCACTCTTGGTGAAACTGGTTACTTTACTGAAGAAACACCTTATGCGCCTAATTCTCCTTATTCTGCCTCAAAAGCATCTTCCGACCATTTGGTCCGGGCCTATTATCATACTTATGGCTTGCCTACGATCATTACCAATTGCTCCAATAACTACGGTCCATACCAGTTCCCGGAAAAGCTGATTCCTCTTATGATTCTAAATGCTTTGGAGGGAAAACCTCTTCCCATTTACGGGACAGGTCGGAATGTACGTGACTGGCTGTATGTGGAAGATCATTGCCGGGCATTGCTGACCGTTTTAGAAAAGGGTGTTCCCGGAGAAAAGTACAATATTGGCGGTCATAATGAAAAAACCAATTTGGACATTGTTCATACTTTATGTGATATTTTAGATCAAAAGAAGCCGCGCAGTGACGAAAAATCTTACCGGGAGCAGATTACTTTTGTGAAAGATCGTCCCGGTCATGATATGAGGTATGCCATTGATGCTTCTAAAATACAGCGGGAACTTGGCTGGGTTCCGCAAGAGACTTTTGAAACAGGTATTGTAAAAACGGTTGACTGGTATCTTAGCAACTTAGATTGGTGCCAGCGAATTACTAATGGCAGTTATCGGAGGGAACGATTAGGAATCGGTGAGTGA
- a CDS encoding glycosyltransferase has translation MGKYILIVPTLNPGDMWDEWIKAVKSQTLDNNKILVLDSESDDHTMQKAIKAGFQVKLIQRDKFNHGGTRQHGVEINPEADLIIFLTQDALLANPMALEKLIKCFDDPAIGVAYGRQLPHENSGLIGAHARLFNYLSQSAVKSMADAPRLGIKTAFISNSFAAYRREALIAVGGFPKHTILSEDTYVAAKMLLQGWKIAYCAEAEVYHSHNYTFTQEFKRYFDIGVFHSCEPWIRERFGQAEGEGIRFVLSEIKFLLSRDKWYLIPSVFTRTCLKYLGYRLGMSEKMIPLRWKRVLSMHSRYWNHT, from the coding sequence ATGGGGAAATATATTTTAATAGTTCCCACACTAAATCCTGGTGATATGTGGGATGAATGGATAAAGGCAGTTAAAAGCCAAACTTTGGATAATAATAAAATTTTAGTTTTAGATTCAGAATCAGATGATCACACAATGCAAAAAGCAATTAAAGCAGGATTTCAAGTAAAATTAATACAAAGAGATAAATTTAATCATGGTGGAACTCGCCAACATGGAGTTGAAATAAATCCCGAGGCAGATCTAATAATTTTTCTTACACAAGATGCTCTTCTAGCAAACCCGATGGCGTTGGAAAAATTAATAAAATGTTTTGATGATCCCGCTATCGGTGTTGCCTATGGCCGTCAATTACCGCATGAAAATTCCGGTCTGATTGGTGCTCATGCCCGTTTATTTAACTATTTATCGCAGAGTGCAGTTAAATCTATGGCAGATGCGCCAAGGCTTGGTATAAAAACAGCATTTATTTCAAATTCTTTTGCCGCTTATCGCCGAGAGGCTTTAATAGCTGTAGGCGGATTTCCAAAGCATACTATATTGAGTGAAGATACCTATGTAGCGGCGAAAATGCTTCTTCAAGGGTGGAAAATAGCCTATTGTGCTGAGGCGGAAGTTTATCATTCCCATAATTATACCTTTACTCAAGAATTTAAACGTTATTTTGATATTGGAGTTTTTCATTCGTGTGAACCTTGGATTCGAGAAAGGTTTGGCCAGGCAGAGGGAGAAGGAATCCGATTTGTTTTGTCAGAAATTAAATTTTTGCTAAGTCGAGATAAGTGGTATTTAATTCCGTCTGTTTTCACTAGAACTTGTCTTAAATATTTAGGGTATCGATTAGGCATGAGTGAAAAAATGATTCCATTAAGATGGAAAAGGGTTCTTAGTATGCATAGCCGTTATTGGAACCATACATAG
- a CDS encoding glycosyltransferase family 2 protein, translating to MNEIVLSVLIPVFNWNISDLLDKLIKEIISNKLDNVEIVILDDMSSDLNLKKINRKNVDFFIQKYPHLKLIYKELLSNIGRAAVRNLLIKESNGLYLLFLDCDILPDSNIFLQKYINFCRNRKYDVVCGGLSYKQIPVSKSEYKFYLFLSNMTDVKPAVIRNTAPWRYVLTSNVAVNRCVLEKEVFGDFKGYGYEDVEWAIRIHRQFKIIHIDNQVTHLGLVQRSKVYERMVTSIDNYFILSKLHPMEFEESRIFKYILLFQLINIPMLKLLKLLLEKLFFLNLGDNFSYVVFQLQKAVLFTIKLKKDN from the coding sequence ATGAATGAAATAGTTTTATCGGTATTAATTCCAGTTTTTAATTGGAATATATCTGATTTGTTAGATAAGCTCATAAAAGAAATTATAAGTAATAAGTTAGATAATGTAGAAATTGTTATTTTGGATGATATGTCTAGCGATTTAAACCTAAAAAAAATAAATAGAAAAAATGTGGATTTTTTTATTCAAAAATATCCACATTTGAAATTAATATATAAAGAGTTGTTATCAAACATAGGCAGAGCTGCTGTTAGAAATTTATTAATCAAAGAATCTAATGGATTATATTTGCTTTTTTTAGATTGTGATATCTTGCCGGATAGTAATATTTTTCTGCAAAAGTATATAAACTTTTGCAGAAATAGAAAATATGATGTGGTATGTGGAGGCTTAAGTTATAAACAAATACCAGTCTCCAAAAGTGAATATAAGTTTTACTTGTTTTTAAGTAATATGACAGATGTGAAGCCCGCGGTAATACGTAATACGGCTCCGTGGCGATATGTTCTTACCTCTAATGTAGCAGTAAACAGATGTGTTCTCGAAAAAGAAGTATTTGGTGATTTTAAGGGATATGGTTATGAAGATGTGGAATGGGCAATTAGAATTCATAGGCAATTTAAAATAATACATATTGATAATCAAGTTACACATTTAGGTTTAGTACAAAGATCAAAGGTTTATGAAAGAATGGTAACTTCTATTGATAATTATTTTATTTTATCAAAGCTCCATCCTATGGAATTTGAAGAAAGTAGAATTTTTAAATACATTCTGCTTTTTCAATTAATAAATATACCAATGTTAAAACTTTTGAAGCTTTTGTTGGAAAAGTTATTTTTTCTAAATTTGGGTGATAATTTTTCTTATGTAGTTTTTCAATTACAAAAAGCAGTATTATTTACGATTAAGTTAAAAAAGGATAATTAG
- a CDS encoding GumK N-terminal domain-containing glycosyltransferase — protein sequence MAKKMLMACGNYWGSPFQVGSHHIARSFVKQGWEVAFVSDPISPLHILSGISNELKERYIIYRSGGITDLDEHLWTYIPGALFTPHNKPILKSEWIHRNWFRATIPNLLERIEHAEFKKVDLVYFDTVNFSFLLKYLNYKKSVFRIADKLSGFSKCTATMKRMEQELASSVDSVLYTANNLQEYVQDMKPKHTIYMPNGVNFEHFRKGPYQQPLEYKNIKSPIAVYVGAIDRWFDYNLFNEAAKGLPNVSFVLIGPDKMARERIVSASNIHILGKRSYQEIPAYLHHANVGIIPFDVQGHGDLVNSINPLKLYEYMACGLPVVSVSWDELTYLNTPACLAKNSQEFIAKINKYAFSSKEEHEVSLINYVQQHRWEERVEKIIKQLGFI from the coding sequence ATGGCAAAAAAAATGTTAATGGCTTGTGGAAATTACTGGGGATCTCCGTTTCAAGTAGGAAGTCATCATATTGCTCGTAGTTTTGTGAAACAAGGGTGGGAGGTTGCTTTTGTATCTGATCCTATATCACCGTTGCATATATTATCAGGGATATCTAATGAGCTTAAAGAACGATATATTATATATCGTTCTGGAGGGATAACAGATTTGGATGAGCATTTGTGGACCTATATACCAGGGGCTTTGTTCACACCACATAATAAGCCCATACTAAAAAGTGAATGGATTCATCGGAACTGGTTCAGGGCTACTATACCTAATCTTCTAGAAAGAATTGAGCATGCCGAGTTTAAAAAGGTTGATCTAGTTTATTTTGATACAGTGAATTTTTCTTTTTTATTAAAATATCTTAATTATAAAAAATCTGTTTTTAGAATAGCAGATAAGCTCTCCGGATTTAGTAAGTGTACAGCTACGATGAAAAGGATGGAACAAGAACTAGCTTCAAGCGTAGATAGCGTACTTTATACGGCCAATAATTTACAAGAATATGTACAGGATATGAAGCCTAAACACACTATTTATATGCCTAATGGAGTTAATTTTGAACATTTTAGAAAGGGACCGTACCAACAGCCTTTAGAATACAAAAATATCAAATCTCCGATTGCAGTCTATGTGGGAGCGATAGATCGATGGTTTGATTATAATTTATTTAATGAGGCAGCGAAAGGTTTGCCTAATGTTTCTTTTGTATTGATTGGTCCAGATAAAATGGCGAGAGAAAGGATAGTGTCTGCTTCAAACATACATATTTTAGGTAAACGATCTTATCAGGAGATACCTGCCTATTTACATCATGCCAATGTGGGAATTATCCCCTTTGATGTTCAGGGGCACGGGGACTTGGTGAATAGCATTAATCCATTAAAGTTATATGAATATATGGCTTGTGGGTTACCTGTAGTATCGGTGTCTTGGGATGAACTGACATATTTAAATACTCCGGCTTGTCTTGCTAAAAATTCTCAAGAATTTATAGCAAAGATTAACAAGTATGCGTTTAGTTCTAAAGAAGAACACGAAGTATCGTTAATAAATTATGTTCAACAGCATAGGTGGGAAGAACGAGTTGAAAAAATAATTAAGCAATTGGGATTTATTTAG
- a CDS encoding alginate lyase family protein yields the protein MKFFYYIHKARKLPFQIVLLKAIKLFWRNIKEKKLFFRDQLLSTYMKKDNNINAIKFNFSLMQFNELKTHKELILGYTYYYNKHHFDLLGSGWSSIYYGVKARGLEGYCYTDSELGYKENLRSRINRANLKQSQKIASLIDVNYKPIDWQLDFKSGYRWSEKSWYVNINYGHKPGIDIKVPWELSRMQHLVVLAYAYMVADTGERKKYFSQYRNQILDFIANNPPRFGVNWRCTMDVGIRVANWLMAYDLFKAAGAKFDSEFQQIFACAVYDHGNHIINNLEYTPHLRSNHYLSDIAGLLYVAVHLESDKEIDCWLAFAIQELISEVEHEFHPDGSNFEASTSYHRLSTEIILYCAILCLNLPKEKKMALISYNVTEHHVKPKLKEVSEQLYNINQEKLFPDWFWERLERACEFTLHITKPNGEIPQIGDNDSGRFFKLWPSYNEMTVKEAVLKYSNLDGYEDLPENALYYDENILDHQHILAVGGVLFKREDFIQKVRRDNLEKALVESLLVGKVIRSYHLKKNLTHAVAYNRYIVSERDLNQWKCHLQSVYGQPKVSIFADQQDRNIVDHLQVFSYPNFGLYIYKSQHLYLAIRCGSVGQCRNGGHAHNDQLSIELYMNGKDVIRDPGTYVYTPLLEKRNVFRSTNSHFTPQIPGMEQNGWRPGIWGLFQLDRIADYEVLLFDRSGFVGTHSGFGDKVYRIVEISTRFITVFDYGVGISSIKHTNLYSNGYGKLYRECNNLTEKLS from the coding sequence AATGCAGTTTAATGAATTAAAAACTCATAAAGAACTGATTTTGGGCTATACCTATTATTATAACAAACATCATTTTGATTTACTTGGTTCCGGTTGGAGTTCAATATATTATGGTGTGAAGGCAAGAGGTTTAGAAGGCTATTGTTATACTGATAGTGAGTTGGGTTATAAAGAGAACTTGAGAAGTAGAATTAATCGCGCCAACTTAAAACAATCACAAAAAATAGCATCACTAATTGATGTTAATTATAAGCCTATAGATTGGCAATTAGATTTTAAATCTGGTTATCGTTGGTCTGAAAAAAGCTGGTATGTGAATATCAATTATGGTCATAAACCGGGTATAGATATTAAAGTGCCATGGGAATTATCTAGAATGCAGCACTTGGTGGTGTTGGCATATGCATACATGGTTGCTGACACGGGGGAGAGAAAAAAGTATTTTTCTCAGTACCGGAATCAAATTCTAGATTTTATCGCCAATAATCCGCCCCGTTTTGGTGTCAATTGGCGGTGTACAATGGATGTTGGAATAAGAGTTGCTAATTGGTTAATGGCCTATGACTTATTTAAAGCAGCAGGCGCAAAGTTTGATAGTGAATTTCAACAAATATTTGCATGTGCTGTCTATGATCATGGTAATCATATCATTAATAATTTAGAATATACTCCTCACTTACGCTCGAATCATTATCTTTCAGATATAGCCGGACTATTATATGTGGCGGTACATTTGGAATCTGATAAAGAAATAGACTGTTGGTTAGCTTTCGCTATTCAGGAATTAATTAGTGAGGTGGAGCATGAATTTCATCCTGATGGCAGCAACTTTGAAGCTTCAACGAGTTATCACCGATTGTCAACAGAAATTATATTATATTGTGCGATCCTCTGTTTAAATTTGCCGAAAGAAAAGAAAATGGCTCTTATTAGCTATAATGTGACTGAGCATCATGTAAAGCCGAAACTCAAGGAAGTTTCAGAACAATTATATAATATCAACCAGGAGAAACTGTTTCCTGATTGGTTTTGGGAACGATTAGAAAGAGCGTGTGAGTTTACTTTACATATTACCAAGCCAAATGGCGAAATCCCTCAGATTGGTGATAATGATAGTGGTCGTTTTTTTAAACTATGGCCTTCTTATAATGAAATGACAGTTAAGGAGGCTGTCTTAAAGTATAGTAATCTGGACGGATATGAGGATTTACCTGAGAATGCACTATACTATGATGAAAACATCTTAGACCATCAACATATTTTAGCGGTGGGGGGAGTATTATTTAAGCGTGAGGATTTCATTCAAAAGGTTAGAAGAGATAATTTAGAAAAGGCTTTGGTAGAAAGTTTACTGGTTGGAAAGGTCATACGGTCTTATCATTTGAAAAAAAATTTGACACATGCTGTTGCATATAACCGTTATATTGTTTCTGAAAGAGATTTGAACCAGTGGAAATGCCATTTGCAGAGTGTCTATGGGCAGCCTAAAGTGTCAATATTTGCTGACCAACAAGATAGAAATATAGTCGATCATTTACAAGTATTTAGTTATCCGAATTTTGGCTTATATATATATAAATCCCAACATTTATATTTGGCGATACGTTGTGGAAGCGTTGGACAGTGCAGGAACGGGGGACATGCTCATAATGATCAGTTGAGTATTGAGTTGTATATGAATGGTAAGGATGTTATTCGTGATCCCGGTACTTATGTTTACACGCCATTACTTGAGAAACGTAATGTCTTTCGCTCAACAAATTCTCATTTTACGCCACAGATACCAGGAATGGAGCAAAATGGCTGGAGACCGGGTATCTGGGGATTATTTCAATTGGATCGGATAGCCGATTATGAAGTTCTACTTTTTGATCGATCGGGCTTTGTTGGAACGCATTCAGGTTTTGGTGATAAGGTCTACCGGATTGTTGAAATTTCTACTCGTTTTATTACCGTCTTTGATTATGGGGTAGGGATAAGTAGTATTAAACATACAAATCTGTATTCAAATGGTTATGGAAAGTTATATAGGGAGTGCAACAACTTAACTGAAAAGTTATCATGA